A genome region from Chthonomonas sp. includes the following:
- the fliD gene encoding flagellar filament capping protein FliD, whose translation MSIGSSSGISFSGLASGIDSSSIISQYMRIENLAVTRVQNRQNAIKQQLSAFGQFKSQLRGLSNSIGQLATAFNLVQGSATIADSDIAKIENSSNAAAGNFSLRVNKLAQSHKLTSDAKATDVALGYNGSFKINDKTVVVTASDTMANIATKIQSAGASASATVINNGTGSSYLSLTAGSSGVDNAMRLEDTQGDILEKLGILERTGGTTTTTTRISGESIVAVDKDASFAKLFGIPTDGDPASVPTFNANLVLKGIDPVKFRQQNDADSKQTLTINGQSVTYKMSDSLSTLSDAIYEATGIKPTIENTPGGAKLNLGVPNADITDTGGIFNAVQTTSETGVTKRIKSSAVVLAAQDAEALVDGILVKSASNKLEKAVNGLSITLLKADPAKETQVTISKSFEQTKGMVTSFVDNFNGMAEFISQATQFDKETYATAALFGNAVISQIEGEMNGLVTKVVPGLTGKYRSLVDLGITSDGGGKIKVDQSKLADALETNPDAVKKIFQATADVTGDGFSFVSSTDKSKVTGSAWNVNITQAAQKASRTVGNFDPTGAGATIRLNGGGLSSEVSLSVAAGTSKADMVRAINADTRLNALFEASVTANGELKIESKRFGASGNFTWTPSWTGTQSSVNGQDVMGTINGEPATGSGQFLTGNKDNLTTEGVQLMVTSTTTGALGTLQFQRGIGSLMQQSLEKFMDGTTGLLTSNEKGLQQQIDDFDKQIVTLQERAKAKEAVLKSKFDAMERAIAASQAQGSRLTSILGSGSSG comes from the coding sequence ATGAGCATTGGATCCAGCAGTGGAATAAGCTTTTCGGGATTGGCGAGCGGGATTGACTCCAGCTCGATCATTTCCCAGTACATGCGTATCGAGAACCTAGCGGTTACTCGGGTGCAGAACCGTCAAAATGCGATTAAGCAGCAGCTTAGCGCGTTCGGGCAGTTCAAGTCGCAACTGCGCGGCCTCAGCAACTCCATTGGGCAATTGGCTACGGCGTTCAACCTCGTCCAGGGTTCGGCTACGATCGCCGATAGCGACATCGCCAAGATCGAGAATTCTTCCAACGCGGCGGCCGGTAACTTTTCGCTCCGCGTCAACAAGCTTGCGCAGTCGCACAAGCTGACTTCCGATGCCAAGGCCACGGACGTGGCGCTCGGCTACAACGGCTCGTTCAAGATCAACGACAAAACGGTTGTGGTCACGGCGAGCGACACCATGGCGAACATCGCCACCAAGATTCAATCGGCGGGTGCCTCCGCCTCGGCCACCGTCATCAACAACGGGACGGGCTCCAGCTATCTTTCGCTGACGGCCGGAAGCTCGGGCGTGGATAACGCCATGCGCCTAGAAGATACGCAGGGCGACATTCTGGAAAAGCTCGGCATTTTGGAGCGCACGGGTGGCACGACGACGACCACTACGCGAATCTCGGGCGAGTCCATCGTCGCCGTTGACAAGGACGCAAGTTTCGCCAAACTGTTCGGAATTCCAACCGACGGCGACCCCGCGAGCGTGCCTACGTTCAACGCCAACTTGGTTCTGAAAGGGATTGACCCGGTGAAATTCCGCCAGCAAAATGATGCTGATTCCAAGCAGACGCTCACCATCAACGGGCAAAGCGTCACCTACAAAATGTCCGACTCGCTGAGCACGCTTAGCGATGCAATCTATGAGGCCACCGGCATCAAGCCGACGATCGAAAACACGCCCGGCGGCGCGAAGCTGAACCTTGGCGTGCCGAACGCCGACATCACCGATACCGGCGGCATTTTCAACGCCGTTCAAACGACGAGCGAGACCGGCGTCACCAAGCGGATCAAGTCATCCGCCGTGGTTCTGGCGGCCCAAGATGCTGAGGCCCTCGTGGATGGCATTCTCGTCAAGAGCGCTTCCAACAAGCTCGAAAAGGCGGTCAATGGCCTTTCGATCACGCTGCTGAAAGCCGACCCCGCGAAGGAAACTCAGGTCACCATCAGTAAGTCGTTTGAGCAAACCAAGGGCATGGTGACGAGCTTCGTTGACAATTTCAACGGCATGGCCGAGTTCATCTCGCAAGCCACCCAGTTTGACAAGGAAACCTACGCGACGGCGGCCCTGTTTGGCAACGCGGTGATCTCGCAAATCGAAGGCGAAATGAACGGCCTCGTGACCAAGGTTGTGCCCGGACTGACCGGAAAGTACCGCTCGCTCGTGGACCTTGGCATCACCAGCGATGGCGGCGGCAAGATTAAGGTGGACCAAAGCAAGCTCGCCGACGCGCTGGAAACCAATCCCGACGCGGTGAAGAAGATTTTCCAGGCCACGGCCGATGTCACCGGCGACGGCTTCTCGTTCGTCAGTTCGACCGACAAAAGCAAGGTCACGGGCAGTGCGTGGAACGTGAACATCACGCAAGCCGCGCAAAAGGCTTCCCGCACCGTGGGCAACTTCGATCCGACTGGAGCGGGCGCCACGATTCGCCTGAACGGTGGCGGACTGAGTTCGGAGGTTTCGCTGAGTGTGGCCGCCGGAACGAGCAAGGCCGACATGGTCCGCGCGATCAACGCCGACACCCGCCTGAACGCCTTGTTCGAGGCTTCGGTGACGGCCAACGGCGAACTCAAGATTGAATCCAAGCGTTTCGGCGCGTCGGGCAACTTCACCTGGACGCCAAGCTGGACGGGCACGCAAAGCAGCGTCAACGGACAAGACGTGATGGGCACCATCAACGGCGAACCTGCCACCGGCTCGGGTCAATTTTTGACCGGCAACAAGGACAACCTGACGACCGAGGGCGTGCAACTGATGGTTACCAGCACCACGACGGGCGCGCTCGGCACCCTGCAGTTCCAGCGCGGCATCGGCTCGCTCATGCAGCAAAGCCTGGAGAAGTTTATGGACGGCACCACCGGCCTGCTGACTTCCAACGAAAAGGGGCTTCAACAACAAATTGATGACTTCGACAAGCAGATCGTGACGTTGCAAGAGCGCGCGAAGGCAAAAGAAGCGGTGCTGAAGTCCAAGTTCGACGCGATGGAGCGGGCGATTGCCGCCTCGCAAGCGCAGGGAAGTCGGCTGACTTCAATCCTGGGCTCGGGTAGCAGCGGATAG
- a CDS encoding G5 domain-containing protein, translating into MRLSKIKGALVGVMTFQLVMSNPLPETRTIQKIESAKIPFSTQYVFSREVGKGRLLTKQKGQPGSVKRVYELRTKNGKSVRTLLSTERTEAKPEIILMGTSGYPSSRGSFDRGRVMTMTATAYYPTDGSPQGLTASGIKAKYGVVAVDPRVIKLGTKVYVEGYGFAIAADTGGAIKGNKIDLCMHDRGAIYNFGRRKVRVHILR; encoded by the coding sequence ATGCGCCTTAGCAAGATTAAGGGTGCTCTTGTAGGGGTGATGACATTCCAACTGGTAATGTCGAATCCGCTACCGGAAACTCGAACTATTCAGAAGATCGAATCTGCAAAGATTCCGTTTTCCACTCAATACGTTTTCAGCCGAGAAGTTGGCAAGGGCCGACTCCTGACCAAGCAAAAGGGTCAACCCGGCTCAGTGAAGCGCGTTTACGAACTGCGCACAAAGAACGGCAAGTCCGTTCGCACACTGCTCTCCACCGAACGCACCGAAGCGAAGCCCGAGATTATCCTCATGGGCACCTCCGGATATCCATCGAGCCGTGGCTCGTTCGATCGCGGACGCGTGATGACGATGACGGCGACCGCTTACTATCCCACCGATGGCAGCCCTCAGGGCCTCACCGCCAGCGGCATCAAGGCGAAGTACGGCGTGGTGGCCGTTGATCCCCGAGTCATTAAGCTCGGCACCAAGGTTTACGTAGAAGGCTATGGGTTTGCCATCGCCGCCGATACCGGAGGCGCGATCAAGGGCAACAAGATTGACCTTTGCATGCACGACCGAGGCGCGATCTATAACTTCGGTCGCCGAAAGGTTCGGGTTCATATTCTGCGCTAG
- the mnmE gene encoding tRNA uridine-5-carboxymethylaminomethyl(34) synthesis GTPase MnmE — protein sequence MAGHFDTIFAPITAPGRAAVAVIRVSGSLAFEVVRGVFAGLPNEPESHRAYFGQFSTGDEGLALAFAEGRGYTGDPSVELTVHGSPVAVGLLLDALERQGARPAEPGEFTRRAFLNGRLDLTQAEAVRDTVDAETDAQFRAANRVRQGHLHARLANAMAPAKDVLVAIEASVDFSEEIGFLDRAAALPKLQRSLAAFQTLLETAAWGRLSREGAVVALVGAPNAGKSSLLNALLGRDRALVTPVAGTTRDTVEEMTEIEGVPCRLIDTAGLRETADLVEGLGIERSRDASRGADLILYVVDAQLGLSPEDHQEIRRLTSPHLVVMNKVDLVPGQTGVSATTGAGLLDLRHAIRLALAGQANASDVAINARHQPLLERAIAGVQLAIDCLESDQPDDLASVALRDALFAVGEITGEHASADILDRIFHDFCIGK from the coding sequence ATGGCGGGCCACTTCGACACGATCTTTGCGCCGATCACCGCGCCCGGACGGGCCGCGGTGGCGGTCATTCGTGTGTCGGGTTCGCTCGCCTTCGAGGTGGTGCGCGGCGTGTTCGCCGGGTTGCCCAACGAACCTGAGAGTCACCGAGCGTACTTCGGGCAGTTCAGCACCGGCGACGAGGGCCTTGCCCTGGCCTTTGCCGAGGGTCGCGGCTACACCGGCGATCCGTCGGTGGAGTTGACGGTGCACGGATCGCCGGTGGCGGTCGGATTGCTGCTTGACGCCCTTGAACGGCAAGGCGCACGACCCGCGGAACCGGGCGAATTCACGCGCCGCGCTTTTCTGAACGGCCGCCTGGACCTCACGCAAGCCGAGGCCGTCCGCGACACCGTAGACGCTGAAACCGACGCCCAGTTTCGCGCCGCCAATCGCGTGCGGCAAGGACATCTCCACGCTCGGCTGGCCAATGCCATGGCTCCGGCCAAAGATGTGCTCGTGGCCATTGAAGCCAGCGTTGATTTTAGTGAGGAGATCGGCTTTCTGGACCGCGCTGCGGCGTTGCCCAAACTCCAGCGCAGTCTTGCGGCGTTCCAAACTTTGCTGGAAACTGCAGCCTGGGGCCGGTTGTCCCGCGAAGGCGCGGTGGTGGCCCTGGTGGGTGCGCCCAACGCGGGAAAAAGCAGTCTGCTCAACGCGCTGCTTGGTCGCGACCGCGCGCTGGTGACGCCGGTGGCCGGAACCACGCGCGACACGGTGGAGGAAATGACCGAGATTGAAGGCGTGCCGTGCCGCCTCATCGACACGGCGGGTCTGCGCGAAACGGCGGACCTCGTGGAAGGGCTCGGCATCGAGCGATCGCGCGACGCCTCCCGGGGCGCGGACCTGATTCTCTATGTGGTGGACGCGCAACTGGGCTTGTCGCCCGAGGACCATCAGGAGATCAGGCGGTTGACGAGTCCGCATCTCGTGGTGATGAACAAGGTTGACCTCGTACCGGGCCAAACCGGCGTTAGTGCCACAACCGGTGCGGGTCTGCTTGATCTCAGACATGCCATCCGCTTGGCCCTGGCCGGGCAAGCCAACGCCAGCGATGTGGCGATCAATGCGCGGCATCAACCGTTGCTGGAGCGGGCCATTGCCGGGGTCCAATTGGCCATCGATTGCTTGGAGTCCGATCAGCCCGACGACCTCGCCTCGGTCGCCTTGCGCGATGCCCTGTTTGCGGTGGGAGAAATCACCGGCGAACACGCGTCGGCGGACATTTTGGATAGGATTTTCCACGATTTTTGCATTGGCAAATAG
- a CDS encoding glycogen debranching enzyme family protein: MARYALDSSACQTFNISARREWLRTNGIGGFAMGTVAGVNTRRYHGLLVAATDPPAHRVVLVPNIDVEIVSGTESIGLSANQYQGAVHPEGFAYLDSFSQDHVLRWEYVSGPFRLAKAIAMTEGENTTTIRFANTGTKGYTVVVRPLVSHKFYHANFRASAEYPERLDFATDQTIVGNDGVNLHIHHAEWTREEAVGWYYRFENLREADRGLDSRDDAYCPCVLSHHLLPGHEIRLVLSDQPNPTPFADWDEGEFVEDFEQRLMSACAKFIVRTPSRTSVLAGYPWFTDWGRDTMISLPGICLETGQVEVAERILRDYASQMRRGLIPNRFVEKGEIPEYNTADATLWFVNSCYLTHLANPGSGLIRELWPSLKSFFEHHMAGTDFGIRIDADGLLTQGEEGLQLTWMDAKLGDWVVTPRRGKAVELNGLWINACRILAALAEGLGEDPAPYATAADQGEASFEAKFWKESLGYYLDVAEPDDASLRPNQLFAISLPFGPAKGGHAKRALAAVREHLLTPVGLRTLAPDSVHYRPRFRGPLQELDAAYHQGTVWPWLMGAFIEAHLKLGGSPGEAEEILRNGIEMLEDTGIGGIAEVYDGDEPREAAGCPWQAWSVAEWLRASRLASRASTVVE; this comes from the coding sequence ATGGCGCGCTACGCCCTCGATTCCTCCGCTTGCCAAACGTTCAACATCTCGGCCCGGCGAGAATGGCTCCGCACCAACGGAATCGGCGGCTTCGCGATGGGCACCGTCGCCGGCGTGAACACTCGTCGCTACCACGGTTTGCTTGTCGCGGCGACCGATCCGCCCGCCCACCGCGTGGTGCTGGTCCCCAACATTGACGTCGAAATTGTTTCGGGAACCGAATCAATCGGGCTCAGCGCGAATCAATATCAAGGGGCCGTTCACCCCGAGGGTTTTGCATACCTCGATTCGTTTTCACAAGACCACGTCTTGCGGTGGGAGTACGTGTCCGGCCCGTTCCGCCTCGCTAAGGCGATCGCGATGACGGAGGGCGAAAACACCACGACGATCCGGTTCGCGAACACGGGCACCAAGGGCTACACGGTCGTCGTGCGTCCGCTTGTGAGCCACAAGTTTTATCACGCTAACTTCCGCGCGTCCGCCGAATATCCGGAGCGGCTGGACTTCGCGACCGACCAAACCATCGTCGGCAACGACGGCGTGAACCTGCACATTCATCACGCCGAGTGGACCCGCGAGGAGGCGGTCGGTTGGTACTACCGCTTTGAGAATTTGCGCGAGGCGGATCGCGGATTGGACTCGCGGGACGACGCGTATTGTCCTTGCGTCCTGAGTCATCACTTGTTGCCGGGGCACGAGATTCGGCTCGTGCTGAGCGACCAGCCAAACCCGACGCCCTTTGCCGATTGGGATGAGGGCGAGTTTGTCGAGGATTTTGAGCAGCGCCTCATGTCTGCGTGCGCCAAATTCATCGTTCGCACACCGTCGCGCACTTCGGTGCTCGCGGGCTACCCCTGGTTCACTGATTGGGGACGCGACACCATGATTTCGCTGCCCGGCATTTGCCTCGAAACCGGCCAAGTTGAGGTCGCGGAGCGCATTCTGCGCGACTACGCCTCGCAGATGCGGCGTGGGCTGATCCCGAATCGCTTTGTCGAAAAAGGCGAGATTCCTGAATACAACACTGCCGACGCCACGCTTTGGTTTGTCAACAGTTGCTACCTCACGCACCTGGCCAACCCGGGCTCCGGACTGATCCGGGAGCTTTGGCCGAGTCTCAAGTCGTTCTTTGAGCACCATATGGCGGGCACCGATTTCGGGATTCGCATTGACGCCGACGGCCTGCTAACGCAAGGCGAGGAAGGCTTGCAACTCACTTGGATGGACGCCAAACTCGGCGATTGGGTGGTGACGCCGCGCCGTGGCAAGGCGGTCGAACTCAATGGACTTTGGATCAACGCGTGCCGTATCCTCGCCGCCCTCGCCGAGGGCCTTGGCGAAGACCCGGCCCCCTACGCAACTGCCGCCGACCAAGGCGAAGCGTCGTTCGAAGCCAAGTTTTGGAAGGAGTCGCTGGGCTACTACCTTGACGTGGCTGAGCCCGACGACGCCAGCCTCCGCCCGAACCAGCTGTTCGCGATCTCGCTGCCATTCGGCCCGGCCAAAGGCGGACACGCAAAGCGGGCGCTGGCGGCGGTGCGCGAGCATCTGCTGACGCCCGTCGGCCTGCGCACACTGGCGCCGGATTCGGTGCACTATCGTCCGCGGTTCCGCGGGCCGCTTCAGGAACTCGACGCGGCCTACCACCAGGGCACGGTGTGGCCCTGGCTCATGGGCGCGTTCATTGAAGCGCATCTGAAGCTCGGCGGGTCTCCCGGCGAGGCCGAAGAGATTCTACGCAACGGCATTGAGATGCTCGAAGACACCGGGATCGGCGGCATCGCCGAAGTGTACGATGGCGACGAGCCGCGCGAGGCGGCGGGTTGTCCGTGGCAGGCGTGGAGTGTGGCCGAATGGCTTCGCGCCAGTAGACTAGCTTCGAGAGCCTCCACGGTGGTAGAATAA
- the rpoZ gene encoding DNA-directed RNA polymerase subunit omega, which yields MNSSNEPVRPTADALNDFELGRYVLSNLAAKRAKQLKDGAPPLVRVDSNNPLTIALAEIAAGKIRANLPAENAQLAVTEVAFDDTLPTELGILLPGLDEIEADGVSDLLDHELMEEEIAEGGLTLDALLDDEAEVETVAPEHEDSVSLSDLEIEEEHADDENSDDEA from the coding sequence ATGAATTCCTCGAACGAGCCAGTACGCCCGACAGCCGATGCCCTGAACGACTTTGAACTTGGTCGTTACGTTCTTTCGAACTTGGCCGCCAAGCGCGCCAAGCAGTTGAAGGACGGCGCGCCTCCCCTCGTCCGCGTGGATTCCAACAATCCGCTGACGATTGCGTTGGCTGAAATTGCCGCCGGCAAAATCCGCGCGAATCTGCCCGCCGAAAACGCACAACTCGCGGTTACGGAAGTTGCCTTCGACGACACCTTGCCGACCGAACTGGGCATCCTGCTTCCGGGCCTCGATGAAATCGAAGCCGACGGCGTGAGCGACCTGCTTGATCACGAACTGATGGAAGAGGAAATCGCCGAAGGCGGTCTTACTCTGGACGCTCTGCTTGACGACGAAGCCGAAGTCGAAACCGTCGCTCCCGAGCACGAGGACAGCGTTTCGCTGAGCGACCTCGAAATCGAAGAAGAGCACGCCGACGACGAAAACTCGGACGACGAAGCGTAA
- the dnaJ gene encoding molecular chaperone DnaJ, translated as MANKDLYEVLGIGRGASADEIRSTFRKLARQYHPDVNPNNPEAEEKFKEINEAYSVLSDPEKRQAYDQYGSTEGMPQGPFFGGGGGGGFGDIFDMFFGGGGGSRQRSVGTPGDDLRVDVDLTLKDVLTSQERKVRFRKPVKCGTCSGNGTASGSAPEKCGNCQGTGQVTQVQNTFLGQVRTSVQCNVCRGQGYSIKDPCKTCRGRGLVAEDFEKTINVPAGVEESQVMHLRGEGGQGLRGGDDGDLYITLHVASDERFVRDGRYLQTALEVTYPQAVLGDTVIIDGVDGDVEITIPAGTQPGEVFTAKGQGLPPLHGGPRGDLYVQMQLSVPKKINEAEEKLIRELAELQGDNPSGPGGGGFLGGIFGKKK; from the coding sequence ATGGCGAACAAGGATCTGTACGAGGTCCTCGGCATCGGTCGAGGGGCGTCGGCGGACGAGATCCGCTCCACCTTCCGCAAGCTAGCGCGTCAATATCACCCCGACGTCAACCCCAATAATCCCGAAGCCGAGGAAAAATTTAAGGAGATCAACGAGGCGTACAGCGTCCTCAGCGATCCCGAAAAGCGCCAAGCCTACGATCAGTACGGCAGCACCGAGGGCATGCCCCAAGGGCCGTTCTTTGGTGGTGGCGGCGGCGGGGGCTTTGGCGACATCTTCGACATGTTTTTTGGTGGCGGCGGCGGTTCGCGCCAGCGGTCAGTCGGCACGCCCGGCGACGACCTGCGCGTGGATGTTGACCTCACGCTGAAGGATGTTCTGACCAGCCAAGAGCGCAAAGTGCGATTCCGAAAGCCGGTCAAGTGCGGTACCTGCAGCGGCAACGGCACGGCCAGCGGCTCCGCGCCCGAAAAGTGCGGTAACTGCCAAGGCACCGGTCAAGTGACGCAGGTGCAAAACACGTTCCTGGGGCAGGTGCGCACCAGCGTGCAGTGCAACGTGTGCCGCGGACAAGGCTATTCCATCAAGGACCCGTGCAAAACTTGCCGCGGTCGGGGGTTGGTGGCTGAAGATTTCGAAAAGACTATCAACGTCCCGGCAGGCGTGGAAGAGAGCCAGGTGATGCACCTGCGCGGCGAAGGTGGCCAAGGGCTGCGCGGCGGCGATGACGGCGACCTCTACATCACGCTTCACGTGGCCTCCGACGAGCGATTTGTGCGTGACGGTCGCTACCTGCAGACCGCGCTCGAAGTGACGTATCCGCAAGCTGTCCTCGGCGACACTGTGATCATCGACGGCGTGGACGGCGACGTGGAAATCACGATCCCCGCCGGCACTCAGCCCGGAGAAGTCTTTACCGCCAAGGGCCAAGGGTTGCCTCCGCTTCATGGCGGACCGCGCGGCGATCTTTACGTGCAGATGCAATTGAGCGTGCCCAAGAAGATCAACGAGGCCGAAGAAAAGCTCATCCGCGAGCTCGCCGAATTGCAAGGCGACAATCCTTCCGGCCCCGGTGGCGGCGGTTTCTTGGGTGGCATTTTCGGAAAGAAGAAATGA
- a CDS encoding 50S ribosomal protein L11 methyltransferase, protein MIESWTCVTATLRDEPEDWAPYHEVFARHGIDGTIVEEKPWRISGYCYDPADVELDALKTALAEAQVDGVQVALVPSVDWAEMWKQYFVPRRIGERFVVRPTWEAYETQPGDLEIVLDPGQAFGTGDHPTTRMCLELMERAALPGERVADIGCGSGILSVGAMLLGAQSCVGVDVERASVEASRENAERNGVECTFFEGMGFQPLGDDGPYDVVLSNIISAALITLAPHLPVWTTNGARWIMSGIIQANWPDVRAAAERHGFAYREHREEGEWVAALFDRV, encoded by the coding sequence ATGATTGAATCTTGGACTTGCGTGACGGCGACTCTGCGTGACGAGCCCGAGGATTGGGCGCCGTACCATGAGGTTTTTGCCCGACACGGCATTGACGGAACGATCGTGGAGGAGAAGCCGTGGCGCATCTCCGGGTACTGTTACGACCCCGCCGATGTCGAACTCGATGCTCTGAAGACAGCGCTTGCCGAAGCGCAAGTCGATGGCGTGCAAGTGGCCCTGGTGCCGAGCGTGGACTGGGCCGAGATGTGGAAGCAGTACTTCGTGCCGCGCCGCATCGGCGAGCGATTTGTCGTGCGTCCGACGTGGGAAGCCTACGAGACGCAGCCGGGCGATCTCGAGATTGTGCTCGACCCCGGGCAAGCCTTCGGCACCGGCGATCACCCGACCACGCGCATGTGCCTGGAGCTCATGGAGCGAGCGGCTCTGCCCGGCGAACGCGTGGCCGACATTGGTTGTGGCAGCGGAATCCTGAGCGTTGGCGCCATGCTCCTGGGCGCGCAATCGTGCGTCGGCGTGGATGTCGAGCGCGCTAGCGTGGAAGCTAGCCGTGAGAACGCCGAGCGCAACGGCGTGGAATGCACGTTTTTCGAGGGCATGGGGTTTCAGCCGCTCGGCGATGACGGTCCCTATGATGTGGTGCTGAGCAACATCATCAGCGCCGCGCTCATCACGCTTGCGCCGCATCTGCCGGTGTGGACCACCAATGGCGCGCGCTGGATCATGAGCGGCATTATTCAAGCGAATTGGCCAGATGTCCGCGCCGCCGCCGAGCGTCACGGATTTGCCTATCGCGAGCATCGGGAGGAAGGCGAGTGGGTCGCGGCCCTGTTCGATCGGGTTTAG
- a CDS encoding 16S rRNA (uracil(1498)-N(3))-methyltransferase has translation MGRGPVRSGLAPIRSLPRCFLPDSDFSGESLEIPKEEYRKFHNVLRLSNGDQVALFPNDGTVWRAELRRYEAVLLEQEPVLTESARRITLAQALPKADKIDEIIRMGTELGVAEFILFSSDRTVVQWSGSKLDDKLHRMGSIAREACEVAYRGRLPIIRMTPNLANLLKEQPEAIVLAETPNLDRTLKARLSAGTDATLVIGPEGGWSPNEVKTIGDRATTLGPRVLRVVTAAVTACALALAD, from the coding sequence GTGGGTCGCGGCCCTGTTCGATCGGGTTTAGCCCCGATTCGGTCGCTGCCGCGCTGCTTTTTGCCCGACAGCGACTTTAGCGGCGAGTCCTTGGAGATTCCCAAGGAGGAGTATCGCAAGTTTCACAACGTGTTGCGGTTGAGCAACGGCGACCAGGTCGCGCTCTTTCCCAACGATGGCACGGTTTGGCGCGCCGAGCTTCGCCGCTACGAGGCCGTGCTCTTAGAGCAGGAGCCCGTACTCACGGAAAGCGCGCGGCGCATCACTTTGGCGCAAGCACTCCCGAAGGCCGACAAGATCGACGAGATCATTCGCATGGGCACCGAGCTCGGCGTCGCCGAGTTCATATTGTTCAGCAGCGATCGCACGGTGGTGCAGTGGTCCGGCTCCAAGCTCGACGACAAGCTCCACCGGATGGGCTCCATCGCTCGCGAGGCGTGCGAAGTGGCTTACCGCGGCCGGTTGCCGATCATTCGGATGACGCCTAATCTGGCGAACCTGCTGAAGGAGCAGCCGGAGGCGATTGTGCTGGCCGAAACTCCCAACTTGGACCGCACGCTCAAGGCGCGCTTGAGCGCCGGCACCGACGCCACATTGGTGATTGGTCCCGAAGGCGGCTGGAGCCCCAACGAAGTCAAGACGATCGGCGATCGCGCCACAACGCTCGGGCCGCGCGTGCTTCGGGTCGTGACCGCGGCGGTCACCGCGTGCGCCCTGGCGCTCGCCGATTAG
- a CDS encoding homoserine dehydrogenase gives MSGRVVRIGLLGFGTVGKGVFDMLSDNREVIERRAGLPIAIHRIAIRDEGKDRGIDRKLFTTDCEAIVNDPEIDVIIEVIGGVEPAYELIKSALRQGKSVVTANKELMAKHGSELLNMAAAQDLDLHLEAAVGGGIPLIQPLKHQLAGNDILRLVGILNGTTNYILSKIEEGGDFGQVLAEAQALGYAEADPTADVDAFDTTYKISILASIAFGRQVDPAQVSRQGIRSITRKDVEYAENLGFRIKLVGIVEPTGEQVRVRVHPALVAADHPLASVRGVYNALWVEGDFVGSLLFSGRGAGGAATASAVVGDLIDIVRNIDDEGKGSAVPYAEGGEVASMDNLTCRYYLRIRVSDRPKVLGEIAQVFGLEEISISTMDMRVLGEGQGEITFLTHPAREANVQAALRALKSEPGVQQVENCLRVLD, from the coding sequence GTGTCTGGTCGCGTAGTTCGCATTGGTTTATTGGGGTTTGGAACGGTCGGAAAGGGTGTTTTCGACATGCTCAGCGACAATCGCGAAGTCATCGAGCGGCGCGCCGGACTGCCCATCGCGATTCACCGCATCGCGATTCGCGACGAGGGCAAGGATCGCGGCATTGACCGCAAGCTGTTCACGACCGACTGCGAAGCCATTGTCAACGACCCCGAGATTGACGTCATCATCGAGGTCATCGGCGGCGTCGAACCCGCCTACGAACTCATCAAGAGTGCGCTGAGGCAAGGCAAAAGCGTGGTGACGGCCAACAAGGAACTCATGGCCAAGCACGGCTCGGAACTGCTCAACATGGCCGCCGCGCAAGACCTCGACCTGCACTTGGAAGCCGCTGTTGGCGGCGGAATTCCGCTGATTCAGCCGCTCAAGCACCAACTCGCGGGCAACGATATTCTGCGGTTGGTCGGCATTCTCAACGGCACCACCAACTACATTCTCAGCAAAATCGAGGAGGGCGGCGATTTTGGTCAGGTGCTGGCCGAGGCGCAGGCGCTGGGCTACGCCGAAGCAGATCCGACCGCCGACGTGGACGCCTTCGACACAACCTACAAGATTTCGATTTTGGCCAGTATCGCGTTTGGTCGGCAAGTCGATCCGGCGCAGGTGTCGCGTCAGGGAATCCGGTCCATCACGCGCAAGGATGTGGAGTACGCAGAGAACCTGGGTTTTCGCATCAAACTGGTCGGCATTGTCGAGCCGACCGGCGAGCAGGTGCGCGTGCGAGTGCACCCTGCGCTGGTGGCCGCCGACCACCCGTTGGCCTCGGTGCGCGGCGTCTACAACGCGCTCTGGGTCGAAGGCGATTTCGTGGGCAGTTTGCTGTTCTCCGGACGCGGCGCGGGCGGCGCGGCAACCGCGTCGGCGGTCGTGGGTGACCTCATTGACATCGTCCGCAACATTGACGACGAAGGCAAGGGTTCGGCCGTGCCGTATGCCGAAGGCGGGGAAGTCGCGAGCATGGACAACCTCACGTGCCGCTACTATCTGCGAATTCGGGTGAGCGATCGCCCCAAAGTGCTGGGCGAAATCGCGCAGGTGTTCGGGCTCGAAGAAATCTCGATCAGCACCATGGACATGCGGGTGCTTGGCGAGGGTCAGGGCGAGATCACATTCTTGACCCACCCCGCGCGCGAGGCCAATGTCCAAGCCGCTCTCCGGGCGCTCAAGAGCGAGCCCGGAGTGCAGCAAGTGGAAAACTGCCTACGTGTGCTCGACTAG